One window from the genome of Oryctolagus cuniculus chromosome 1, mOryCun1.1, whole genome shotgun sequence encodes:
- the LOC103344993 gene encoding olfactory receptor 10T2-like — protein sequence MGNHTRVSTFLLWGFSSFPDLQNLLFVVIFFSHVTILAANVSIMVAIKLSHSLHTPMYFFLFGLSLSETCTTMVIIPRMLLDLLSESKTISLPECATQMLFFFGLSSNNCFIMAAMSYDRYTAIHNPLHYQTLITRKICIQLMMASCIIGFLVSLCVTITVFNLSFCNADTIDHFFCDIAPVVHLACDYTPHHEMTIFVLSAFVLVGSFILIMISYVFIVSIIVRMSSTKGRYKAFSTCSSHLTVVFLHYGFACFVYLKPKNSDTFYENMLMAVIYTVLTPLLNPMVYSLRNKEMQIALRKVLDNVNRFIPQMVNKRSKDIKKNLPSVDK from the coding sequence ATGGGCAACCACACTCGAGTGAGCACATTCCTTTTGTGGGGGTTTTCCAGTTTTCCAGACCTGCAGAATCTACTCTTTGTGGTGATTTTCTTCTCGCATGTGACCATCCTGGCTGCAAATGTGTCCATCATGGTGGCCATCAAGCTCAGTCACAGCCttcacacccccatgtactttttcctctttggcctctctctctcagaaacttGCACCACTATGGTGATCATCCCCCGCATGTTACTGGACTTGCTATCAGAGAGCAAGACCATATCTCTTCCTGAGTGTGCCACACAGATGCTTTTCTTCTTTGGCTTGTCATCTAACAATTGTTTCATCATGGCTGCCATGTCCTATGACCGTTACACAGCCATCCACAACCCTCTGCACTATCAGACACTTATAACAAGAAAGATATGCATTCAGCTTATGATGGCCTCTTGTATCATTGGGTTCCTGGTTTCTCTGTGTGTCACCATCACTGTATTCAACTTGTCTTTCTGTAACGCCGACACTATTGACCATTTCTTCTGTGACATTGCACCTGTGGTCCACCTTGCTTGTGATTACACACCCCATCATGAAATGACTATTTTTGTGCTCTCTGCTTTTGTATTGGTTGGCagctttattttaattatgatttcCTATGTCTTCATTGTGTCCATAATTGTGAGGATGTCTTCTACAAAGGGGAGGTATAAAGCCTTCTCAACTTGTTCCTCTCACCTCACGGTTGTGTTTCTACACTATGGCTTTGCTTGCTTTGTCTACTTGAAGCCCAAGAACAGTGACACGTTCTATGAAAACATGCTGATGGCTGTGATATATACAGTGCTAACACCACTGCTTAACCCCATGGTTTACAgtctaagaaataaagaaatgcagaTAGCCCTGAGGAAAGTTCTAGACAATGTCAATAGGTTTATCCCTCAGATGGTAAATAAAAGATCCaaggatattaaaaaaaacttgccaagtgttgataaataa